The following are from one region of the Vicinamibacterales bacterium genome:
- a CDS encoding SDR family oxidoreductase, protein MKVLVTGHHGYIGSVMTDVLAQAGHQVTGLDTYLYEGADFGPGPRPVPAIRKDIRDVTASDLRGFDAVIHLAALSNDPLGCLDESCTYDINHLGSVSLARAAKEAGVSRYLFASSCSLYGAAGDDLLDETAAFNPITAYGRSKVLVEADVAKLADEAFSPVYLRNATAYGASPRLRADIVVNNFVGVAYTTGKVVIQSDGTPWRPLVHIRDISRAFLAVLESPREAVHNQAFNVGSSEENYQIRDVADIVKSVVPNCTIEYLEGGGPDPRCYRVSCEKLHRRLPGFKTEWTVRKGVEEMYGSFVRNGLTADSFGGFVRLKRIEAHMRDGRLDGSLRWQSSVAAL, encoded by the coding sequence ATGAAGGTACTCGTCACCGGACATCACGGCTACATCGGGTCGGTCATGACCGACGTCCTCGCACAGGCCGGGCACCAGGTCACCGGCCTCGACACCTATTTGTACGAAGGCGCCGACTTCGGCCCGGGACCGCGCCCGGTTCCAGCCATCCGCAAGGACATCCGAGACGTCACGGCGTCCGACCTTCGGGGATTCGACGCCGTCATCCACCTGGCCGCGCTGTCCAACGATCCGCTCGGCTGTCTGGACGAGTCCTGCACCTACGACATCAATCACCTCGGCAGTGTCAGCCTGGCCCGCGCCGCGAAAGAGGCCGGCGTCTCCCGTTACCTGTTCGCCTCCTCGTGCAGCCTGTACGGCGCCGCCGGGGACGACCTGCTCGACGAAACGGCAGCGTTCAACCCGATTACCGCGTACGGCCGTTCCAAGGTGCTGGTCGAGGCCGACGTGGCGAAGCTGGCGGACGAGGCCTTCAGCCCGGTCTATCTGCGGAACGCCACGGCCTACGGCGCCTCGCCGCGGCTGCGCGCCGACATCGTCGTCAACAACTTCGTCGGCGTTGCCTACACGACCGGCAAGGTCGTCATTCAGAGCGACGGCACGCCCTGGCGCCCGCTCGTGCACATCCGCGACATTTCGCGGGCGTTTCTCGCCGTGCTCGAGTCGCCGCGGGAAGCCGTCCACAACCAGGCCTTCAACGTCGGCAGCTCCGAGGAGAACTATCAGATTCGCGACGTCGCCGACATCGTGAAGTCGGTCGTGCCGAATTGCACGATCGAATACCTCGAGGGGGGCGGTCCGGATCCGCGCTGCTACCGCGTCAGCTGCGAGAAGCTGCACCGGCGTCTTCCCGGGTTCAAGACGGAGTGGACGGTCCGAAAGGGCGTCGAGGAGATGTACGGGAGCTTCGTGCGAAACGGCCTCACCGCCGACAGCTTCGGCGGCTTCGTCCGTCTGAAGCGCATCGAGGCGCATATGCGCGACGGCCGTCTCGACGGCTCGCTGCGGTGGCAAAGTTCGGTGGCGGCACTCTAG
- the rfbC gene encoding dTDP-4-dehydrorhamnose 3,5-epimerase: MIFTETKLKGAFLIDLSRREDERGFFARAFCQNEFAEHGLKSVIAQANIGFNRRKGTLRGMHFQYPPAAETKLVRASRGAVLDIIVDLRPESPTYLQHVSVELSADNHRGIYIPERFGHGYQALEDDTETTYQVGEFYTPGSEGGLRYDDPALGLEWPLPISVMSEKDRQWSLMAEAAQDLRARMTLPVESRVR, translated from the coding sequence ATGATATTCACCGAAACGAAACTGAAAGGCGCGTTCCTCATCGATCTCAGTCGACGCGAGGATGAGCGCGGATTCTTCGCCCGGGCCTTCTGCCAGAACGAGTTCGCCGAACACGGACTGAAGTCGGTGATCGCCCAGGCCAATATCGGGTTCAATCGCCGCAAGGGCACCCTGCGCGGCATGCACTTCCAGTATCCGCCGGCCGCGGAAACGAAGCTGGTTCGCGCGAGCCGTGGCGCCGTTCTGGACATCATCGTGGATCTCCGGCCGGAATCGCCCACCTACCTGCAGCACGTCTCGGTCGAACTCTCAGCCGACAACCATCGCGGCATCTACATCCCCGAGCGGTTCGGCCACGGCTATCAGGCCCTCGAGGACGACACGGAAACGACGTATCAGGTCGGAGAGTTCTACACGCCTGGATCAGAGGGCGGGCTGCGGTACGACGACCCGGCGCTCGGGCTCGAGTGGCCGCTGCCGATCTCGGTCATGTCGGAGAAGGATCGCCAGTGGAGTCTCATGGCGGAGGCGGCGCAGGACCTCCGGGCGCGCATGACGCTGCCGGTCGAATCGAGGGTGAGATGA
- a CDS encoding Gfo/Idh/MocA family oxidoreductase → MIIVDKALQAREAAGAPIRVAMTGAGFMGHGLANQIVKSVPGMRMVAIYNRRSARALDAFEYAGLKAIEASTQAAVDRAIEEGKPVVTEDAMLLARSPHVDVLVETTGSVEFGARVILEAFKHGKHVVLLNAEIDATIGPILQVYAEKHGVVLSACEGDEPGVQINLYRWVRGLGLLPRVIGNVKGLQDPYRTPETQKAFAEKWGQNPAMVTSFADGSKISFEQAIAANATGFVVQSRGMSRGREYRGDVMSIGSLYDIDELRALGGIVDYVVGTPLTKVYVLAEHTDPKQQHYLNLYKMGPGPLYSFFIPYHLVHFEVPNAIARAVLFNDSVAKPLGGPVVEVCAVAKRDLKAGETLDDYGEFMTYGEAVNSDEMRRERYLPEGLVEGCRLRRDIAKDAVIGYDDVELPAGRLADQLRAEQYAHFPAAAPVAAVGVGS, encoded by the coding sequence ATGATCATCGTAGACAAGGCACTGCAGGCGCGGGAAGCGGCGGGCGCTCCGATCCGCGTGGCGATGACCGGCGCCGGCTTCATGGGCCACGGACTCGCCAACCAGATCGTCAAGAGCGTGCCGGGCATGCGGATGGTGGCGATCTACAACCGACGCAGCGCCAGGGCGCTCGATGCCTTCGAGTACGCGGGGCTGAAGGCGATCGAAGCCTCGACCCAGGCAGCCGTCGATCGCGCCATCGAGGAAGGCAAGCCGGTCGTAACCGAAGACGCGATGCTGCTCGCCCGATCGCCGCACGTCGACGTACTGGTCGAAACCACTGGTTCGGTCGAGTTCGGCGCGCGGGTCATCCTCGAGGCGTTCAAGCACGGCAAGCACGTCGTCCTGCTCAACGCGGAAATCGACGCCACGATCGGGCCGATTCTCCAGGTCTACGCCGAGAAGCACGGGGTCGTATTGTCGGCGTGCGAGGGAGACGAACCGGGCGTCCAGATCAATCTGTATCGATGGGTCCGCGGCCTCGGGCTGCTGCCCCGCGTGATCGGCAACGTCAAGGGACTGCAGGATCCGTATCGCACGCCGGAAACCCAGAAGGCGTTCGCCGAGAAGTGGGGCCAGAATCCGGCCATGGTGACCAGCTTCGCCGACGGCTCCAAGATCAGCTTCGAGCAGGCGATCGCGGCGAACGCGACCGGGTTCGTGGTCCAGTCGAGGGGGATGTCGCGAGGTCGTGAGTACCGCGGCGACGTCATGTCGATTGGCAGCTTGTACGACATCGACGAACTGCGCGCGCTCGGCGGCATTGTCGACTACGTCGTCGGCACGCCGCTCACCAAGGTCTACGTCCTCGCGGAGCACACGGATCCCAAACAGCAGCACTACCTGAACTTGTACAAGATGGGGCCGGGCCCCTTGTACTCGTTCTTCATTCCCTATCATCTGGTCCATTTCGAAGTGCCCAACGCGATCGCCAGGGCCGTGCTGTTCAACGACTCCGTAGCCAAGCCGCTTGGCGGACCGGTCGTCGAGGTGTGCGCGGTGGCGAAGCGCGACTTGAAGGCGGGCGAGACGCTCGACGACTACGGCGAGTTCATGACCTACGGCGAGGCGGTCAACTCGGACGAGATGCGGCGCGAGCGTTACCTGCCCGAAGGGCTCGTCGAGGGCTGCCGCCTGCGCCGCGACATCGCGAAGGACGCCGTGATCGGGTATGACGACGTCGAGCTGCCGGCCGGACGACTGGCCGACCAGCTGCGTGCGGAGCAATATGCGCACTTTCCGGCGGCAGCGCCGGTGGCTGCCGTCGGCGTCGGTTCATAG
- the thrA gene encoding bifunctional aspartate kinase/homoserine dehydrogenase I, with protein MNWKVHKFGGSSVADAACMERVAKILEEDSSPCVAAVLSACRGITDALLALITNAESRHDGDADRVDAIKQRHVGIARALLEEPILAEYLAELSADCQDIASILHTVRLTRAAAPPVRDLVAGFGEIWSTRLFTRYLRARGRRAGDVRWIDARDVIEVDAAPLGPSVRWPESRANADRVMSSPGPATLIVTGFIARNADGVQTTLGRDGSDFSASIVGALLDASEIVIWTDVDGILSADPRRVADATVIESLSYQEAMELAYFGAKVLHPKTMAPAVKRGIPIWIRNTFAPHNPGTLICAKPASSRAVKGITTIDQVALINLEGTGMIGVPGTAQRLFGALREHGISVSLISQGSSEHSICFALAQADADRAAAIVRAAFERELGQGQIQQVEVAEECSILAVVGDGMAGTPGIAATLFEALGSAGVNVRAIAQGASERNISVVIDRAQAPRALGAVHSSFYLSPHTISLGVIGPGSVGGALIDQLASQAGRLRREFHLDLRLRGVMTSARMVLADPSVPVADWRTALDGGVASDLDRFVAHVDAPHLPHAIIVDCTASAEIARHYPAWLAAGIHVITPNKRAGSSDFASYRAIGEARRAGRSHFMYEATVGAGLPIIQTVRDLRETGDRILTIEGILSGTLSYLFNVWDGRQPFSSVVRDAQARGFTEPDPRDDLSGLDVARKLVILAREIGLSLELGDVDLHGLVPSTLERVAPEAFIDGLADTDAQMRERFAAAQAADRVLRYVGRLDVEAGRATVGLMELDRSHLFANISRTDNVVSFTTSRYDTNPLVVRGPGAGPAVTAGGVFADLLRVCAYLGAQV; from the coding sequence GTGAACTGGAAGGTGCACAAGTTCGGTGGCTCGAGCGTGGCCGACGCCGCCTGCATGGAGCGAGTCGCGAAGATCCTCGAAGAGGATTCCTCTCCGTGCGTCGCGGCCGTCCTCTCGGCATGCCGCGGAATCACCGATGCGTTGCTGGCGCTGATTACGAATGCCGAGAGCCGTCATGATGGCGACGCCGATCGAGTGGACGCCATCAAGCAGCGGCACGTTGGTATCGCCAGGGCGCTGCTCGAGGAGCCCATCCTCGCCGAGTATCTGGCCGAACTCAGCGCCGACTGTCAGGACATCGCGAGTATTCTCCACACCGTCCGGCTGACTCGGGCCGCCGCTCCTCCGGTTCGGGACCTGGTCGCCGGCTTCGGCGAAATCTGGTCGACGCGGCTGTTCACGCGCTACCTGAGAGCGCGCGGCCGTCGCGCCGGCGACGTCCGGTGGATCGATGCGCGCGACGTCATCGAGGTCGATGCGGCGCCACTCGGTCCGAGCGTGCGCTGGCCGGAGTCGCGCGCGAACGCCGATCGGGTGATGTCGAGCCCTGGCCCCGCCACGCTCATCGTGACAGGGTTCATCGCCAGAAACGCAGACGGCGTCCAGACGACACTTGGACGGGATGGCAGCGACTTTTCGGCGTCGATCGTCGGCGCCCTCCTGGACGCCTCGGAAATCGTGATCTGGACGGACGTCGACGGGATTCTGAGCGCGGATCCTCGTCGGGTCGCCGACGCCACGGTCATCGAGTCGCTCTCGTACCAGGAGGCGATGGAGCTCGCGTACTTCGGCGCCAAGGTGCTGCACCCGAAGACCATGGCGCCAGCCGTGAAGCGCGGCATTCCCATCTGGATCCGGAACACCTTCGCGCCTCACAATCCGGGAACCCTGATCTGCGCCAAACCGGCCTCGTCCCGGGCGGTGAAGGGCATTACCACCATCGATCAGGTCGCGCTCATCAACCTGGAAGGCACCGGCATGATCGGTGTCCCAGGAACGGCGCAGCGACTCTTCGGCGCGCTCCGCGAACATGGCATCTCGGTATCGCTCATCTCTCAGGGAAGCTCGGAACACTCGATTTGCTTCGCGCTCGCGCAGGCCGACGCCGACCGCGCGGCGGCGATCGTCCGCGCCGCGTTCGAACGGGAACTGGGACAGGGGCAGATTCAGCAGGTCGAAGTGGCGGAGGAGTGCAGCATCCTGGCCGTGGTCGGCGACGGGATGGCGGGAACGCCCGGCATTGCGGCGACGCTCTTCGAGGCGCTGGGCAGCGCCGGTGTCAACGTTCGGGCCATCGCGCAAGGCGCGTCCGAACGCAACATTTCCGTGGTCATCGATCGGGCCCAGGCGCCGCGCGCGCTGGGCGCGGTTCATTCGAGCTTCTACCTTTCGCCGCACACGATCTCACTCGGTGTGATCGGTCCGGGATCGGTTGGCGGCGCGTTGATCGACCAGCTGGCCTCGCAAGCCGGCCGGCTCAGGCGCGAGTTTCATCTCGACCTTCGTTTGCGCGGCGTGATGACGTCAGCCAGGATGGTGCTGGCCGACCCGTCGGTGCCGGTGGCCGACTGGCGGACGGCGCTCGACGGCGGTGTCGCTTCGGATCTCGACCGCTTCGTGGCGCACGTCGATGCCCCCCACCTGCCGCATGCGATCATCGTCGACTGCACCGCCAGCGCTGAGATCGCCCGACACTATCCGGCGTGGCTTGCCGCCGGTATTCACGTGATCACCCCGAACAAACGAGCCGGCAGCTCGGATTTCGCATCCTACCGAGCCATCGGCGAGGCGCGCCGTGCCGGGCGGTCTCATTTCATGTACGAAGCCACCGTCGGCGCCGGGCTGCCAATCATCCAGACCGTACGCGACCTCAGGGAGACCGGCGATCGCATCCTGACGATCGAGGGCATTCTCTCGGGAACGCTGTCGTATCTCTTCAACGTGTGGGATGGCCGGCAGCCATTTTCATCAGTGGTGCGCGATGCCCAGGCTCGCGGCTTCACCGAACCCGACCCGAGAGACGACCTGTCCGGCCTGGATGTCGCGCGTAAGCTGGTGATTCTGGCCCGCGAAATCGGCCTCTCTCTCGAACTCGGCGACGTCGATCTGCACGGTCTCGTGCCCTCGACCCTCGAGCGCGTCGCGCCGGAGGCCTTTATCGACGGGCTTGCCGATACCGACGCACAGATGCGGGAGCGGTTCGCGGCGGCGCAGGCCGCTGATCGCGTGCTTCGATACGTGGGACGACTGGACGTGGAGGCCGGGCGCGCAACCGTCGGCCTGATGGAACTGGATCGCTCACACCTGTTTGCCAACATCAGCCGCACCGACAACGTCGTCAGCTTCACGACCAGCCGCTACGACACGAACCCGTTGGTAGTGCGTGGGCCTGGCGCAGGCCCGGCCGTCACGGCCGGTGGCGTGTTTGCTGATCTGTTACGCGTCTGCGCGTATCTCGGCGCGCAGGTGTGA
- a CDS encoding LamG-like jellyroll fold domain-containing protein: protein MQSVTDTRGNVYARAVGPTVSSGLGTQSIYYARNITAAAAGTNVVTVVFTPAAQFADVRIAEYRGLDPTAPLDVAVGAQGTGTTASSGSVTTRYANDLLVGANLVAQGTLGAGTGYASRIVTTPDGDILEDRTASTVGSYSATARLTGGAWVMQVVAFRPSSGSADTQPPSTPAGLTASSPSATQVGLAWTASTDNVAVSQYLIERCQGAGCSTFAQVGTSTAPTYSDATVAASTTYQYRVRASDSANNLSGYSNVASVTTPTAPDTAPPSAPSALTAALSTSQINLAWTASTDNVGVSRYLVERCQGAGCSTFAQVGTATAVNYSDTTVVAGTTYQYRVRASDAANNLSGYSNSASVTTPPAPDTAPPSAPSALTATASSTSQITLAWTGSTDNVGVSSYVIERCQGTGCSTYAQVGTATAPGYSDTTVAASTTYQYRVRASDAANNLSAYSNIAAATTPAPADTAPPTAPTSLTATAISASQMNLTWTASTDNVGVTAYQIERCTGSGCAAFVQIATATASPYSDTTVAGGTSYSYRIRATDLANNQSGYSAVVSATTPAAAPIGFVQMAYATPQSTVASVNVAFPAAQTAGDLSVVVVGWNDAVAQVQSVADSRGNIYTKAVGPTVRSGLGTQSIYYAPNIASAPANGNTVTVTFSRGASHPDIRIAEYRGLDAVAPLDAVAAATGSTTPSNSGTLTTRSSSELLVGANLVAQGTTAAGSGFTNRVVTNPDGDILEDRIVTTVGTYSAAATLTGGAWVMQLAAFKAGGVAVDSQPPTAPGNATATTASTSQVNVTWTASVDNVGVTAYRVERCAGSGCTTFTEIGTTSGALGLNDTGLSANTSYSYRIRAGDQAGNLSVYSNTASAVTSQALDSEPPSAPGPLTATALSGTQVSLNWSAATDNVGVTGYRIERCQGVGCTTFIKLATPTGTTFTDTGLTPNTTYNYVALATDAAGNLGPYSNMAAVTTTATVPELVAAYSFNDGSGSTALDSSGTGNTATIGSATWSTAGKFGGALSFSGSARVVVPDSPSLHLSTALTLEAWVNPTAVSSAWRDVVYKGNDNYYLEATTDSGGRPGAGVTLASSGNSNTYAPAVLSPNTWTHLAETYDGTTVRLYVNGVQVAASSLSGPLASSTSPLEIGGDSIYGQYFQGLIDEVRVYNVARTPAQIQSDMSSPVGASVPVVVLSNSSIDFGQQAIGVPAPTSDLTVTNVGTAPLNFTAISTTGSQAAEFSRTTTCGTALAAGSSCSVTVTFTPAAAGARSGILTIQDDAAGAPQVITLSGQGVSVLLSPATVTLTPNRPVQFSAISNGSSTYVWSVDGVAGGTSASGTITADGLYTAPSTTGSHTVSATTTDQSLSGSATVFVVNYTGTFTFHNDNGRTGANLNETVLAPANVNSSRFGKLRSYAIDGISMASPLYVPAVTVPGIGVRNVVYVATEHDSVYAFDADGNDTNPLWQVSFVNPAAGVTTVSPADVNECCDIAPEIGITGTPVIDAATGTLYVVAKTAETIGSNKTFVQRLHALDVTTGAEKFGGPVVIQASVPGTGTGSAGGRVAFDALHENQRPALLLNNGVVYVAFGSHGDIQPYHGWVLGYNAATLQQTFAYCVSPDAEGGGIWLANSGLAADANGSVFLVTGNGTFDGNSGGTNFGDSYIKLGPAGAFLDYFTPHNEGTLDGANADLGAGGITLLPDQSGTHPHLLVSAGKNGTIDVIDRDNMGHYHAADDSQIVQSLANIFPFGTPEPGNYSAPIYYNGVVYFSPVSDNLQAFALTNGRLSTSPTSRASEIFAYPGGTLAVSAAGNVNGILWAIERRGTASGALHAYDASNLGNELYHSDQAGSRDVLDEAVKFSAPLVANGRVYVASATRLTIYGLFQ from the coding sequence GTGCAATCGGTCACGGACACCCGTGGAAACGTGTATGCACGTGCGGTCGGCCCGACGGTGAGCAGCGGCCTGGGCACTCAGAGCATCTACTACGCCAGGAACATCACGGCTGCCGCGGCCGGCACCAACGTCGTGACGGTGGTCTTCACGCCCGCCGCGCAGTTCGCCGACGTTCGCATCGCGGAATACCGGGGACTCGACCCGACCGCTCCTCTCGATGTCGCCGTCGGGGCCCAGGGCACCGGCACGACCGCCAGCAGCGGCTCCGTGACGACCAGATACGCGAATGACCTGCTCGTGGGCGCAAATCTGGTCGCACAGGGAACCCTCGGCGCCGGGACGGGCTACGCGTCGCGCATCGTCACGACTCCAGACGGCGACATTCTCGAGGATCGCACGGCATCGACCGTCGGAAGCTACAGCGCGACCGCCAGGCTCACCGGCGGCGCCTGGGTCATGCAGGTGGTGGCCTTCCGCCCCTCGTCGGGCTCCGCCGACACCCAGCCTCCCAGCACTCCGGCGGGCTTGACGGCCAGCAGCCCGTCCGCCACTCAGGTGGGGTTGGCGTGGACAGCCTCGACCGACAACGTCGCGGTCTCGCAATACCTGATTGAACGTTGCCAGGGCGCCGGCTGCTCGACGTTCGCGCAGGTTGGCACGTCAACGGCGCCGACCTACAGCGATGCGACCGTCGCTGCCAGCACGACCTATCAGTATCGGGTCCGCGCCTCCGATTCGGCGAACAACCTCAGTGGGTATTCGAATGTCGCCAGCGTGACGACGCCGACGGCACCCGACACGGCTCCTCCCTCTGCGCCGTCGGCATTGACCGCCGCTCTCTCGACCAGTCAGATCAATCTCGCGTGGACCGCCTCGACCGACAACGTCGGCGTGTCGCGCTATCTGGTCGAACGGTGCCAGGGCGCCGGCTGCTCGACCTTCGCGCAGGTCGGCACGGCGACGGCAGTCAACTACAGCGACACGACCGTCGTCGCCGGCACGACGTATCAGTATCGTGTCCGCGCCTCCGACGCGGCGAACAACCTGAGTGGGTATTCGAATAGTGCCAGCGTGACGACGCCGCCGGCACCTGACACGGCTCCTCCCTCTGCGCCGTCGGCATTGACCGCCACCGCGTCTTCGACCAGTCAGATCACGCTCGCGTGGACCGGCTCGACTGACAACGTCGGTGTTTCGAGTTACGTGATCGAACGATGCCAGGGCACCGGCTGTTCGACGTACGCGCAAGTCGGCACCGCCACGGCACCCGGCTACAGCGACACGACGGTCGCCGCCAGCACGACGTATCAGTATCGCGTCCGCGCCTCCGACGCGGCGAACAACCTGAGTGCGTATTCGAATATCGCCGCTGCGACAACGCCGGCGCCCGCAGACACCGCCCCGCCGACAGCACCGACCTCGCTCACCGCGACCGCGATCTCGGCCAGCCAGATGAATCTGACGTGGACCGCCTCCACCGACAACGTCGGCGTCACCGCTTACCAGATCGAGCGCTGCACTGGTTCGGGGTGCGCTGCTTTCGTACAGATTGCCACCGCCACAGCAAGCCCCTATAGCGACACGACGGTCGCCGGCGGCACGAGCTACAGCTACCGGATCAGGGCCACGGATCTCGCGAACAATCAGAGTGGATACTCCGCGGTGGTCAGCGCGACGACGCCTGCCGCCGCTCCGATCGGTTTTGTGCAGATGGCCTATGCGACGCCGCAGTCGACGGTGGCGTCCGTCAATGTTGCATTTCCGGCTGCCCAGACTGCGGGCGATCTGAGCGTCGTCGTCGTCGGCTGGAACGACGCCGTCGCTCAGGTCCAGTCCGTTGCCGACTCGCGAGGAAACATCTATACGAAAGCCGTCGGACCGACCGTCCGAAGCGGACTCGGAACGCAGAGCATCTACTACGCGCCCAACATCGCGTCGGCGCCGGCCAACGGGAATACCGTCACCGTGACGTTCTCGCGGGGCGCCAGTCACCCCGATATTCGGATTGCGGAATACCGCGGGCTCGATGCCGTCGCGCCACTCGACGCGGTTGCGGCGGCAACGGGCAGTACCACGCCGAGCAACAGCGGCACTCTGACGACCCGGAGCAGCAGCGAACTGCTCGTCGGAGCCAACCTGGTGGCTCAAGGCACGACTGCGGCGGGCAGCGGCTTCACAAACCGGGTCGTCACCAACCCCGACGGCGACATCCTCGAAGACCGCATCGTCACGACCGTCGGCACGTACAGCGCCGCCGCCACGTTGACGGGCGGGGCGTGGGTGATGCAGCTGGCGGCGTTCAAAGCTGGAGGCGTCGCGGTCGACTCGCAGCCCCCGACGGCCCCGGGGAATGCGACAGCGACGACGGCGTCCACTTCGCAGGTGAACGTGACGTGGACGGCGTCGGTTGACAACGTGGGTGTCACGGCCTATCGCGTTGAACGGTGCGCCGGCAGCGGGTGCACGACCTTCACCGAAATCGGCACGACGTCCGGTGCGCTCGGACTGAACGACACGGGATTGTCGGCGAATACCAGCTACAGCTACCGAATCCGGGCGGGCGACCAGGCCGGCAATCTCAGCGTCTACTCCAACACGGCGAGCGCCGTCACCTCCCAGGCACTCGACAGCGAGCCACCCTCCGCTCCGGGACCGCTGACGGCGACCGCGTTGAGCGGTACACAGGTGTCGCTCAACTGGAGCGCGGCCACCGATAACGTCGGCGTCACCGGCTATCGCATCGAGCGGTGCCAGGGCGTGGGCTGCACGACGTTCATCAAGCTGGCGACACCCACTGGTACAACGTTCACCGATACGGGCCTGACGCCCAACACCACCTACAACTACGTCGCCCTCGCCACAGACGCCGCTGGCAACCTCGGGCCGTACTCGAATATGGCGGCGGTCACGACGACCGCGACGGTTCCTGAACTGGTCGCCGCTTACTCCTTCAATGACGGTTCGGGCAGCACGGCCCTCGATTCCTCCGGCACGGGCAACACCGCCACCATCGGCTCCGCAACGTGGTCCACCGCCGGCAAGTTTGGCGGTGCACTGTCGTTCAGCGGAAGCGCGCGCGTCGTCGTGCCCGACAGCCCGTCACTGCACCTCAGCACCGCGTTGACGCTGGAAGCCTGGGTCAATCCAACCGCGGTCAGCAGCGCCTGGCGCGACGTCGTCTACAAGGGGAACGACAACTACTATCTGGAAGCCACGACAGACAGCGGAGGCAGGCCCGGTGCCGGTGTCACGCTCGCGAGCTCCGGCAACAGCAACACCTACGCACCAGCGGTGCTGTCCCCGAACACCTGGACTCATCTCGCCGAAACCTACGATGGGACGACGGTTCGTTTGTACGTCAACGGCGTCCAGGTCGCAGCGTCCAGCCTGAGCGGCCCACTGGCGTCGTCCACCAGCCCACTGGAGATCGGTGGCGACAGCATTTACGGTCAGTACTTCCAGGGGCTCATCGACGAGGTGCGGGTCTACAACGTCGCGAGGACGCCTGCACAGATTCAGTCCGACATGAGCTCGCCCGTGGGCGCCTCCGTCCCGGTCGTCGTGTTGAGCAACTCGTCGATCGACTTCGGTCAGCAGGCCATTGGCGTCCCCGCGCCAACGTCGGACCTGACCGTCACGAACGTTGGAACGGCGCCGCTGAACTTCACCGCCATCTCCACCACCGGCAGCCAGGCTGCGGAGTTCAGCCGCACGACGACGTGCGGTACGGCGCTCGCCGCCGGATCGTCCTGCTCGGTCACGGTCACGTTCACGCCGGCGGCCGCCGGCGCCCGGTCGGGAATCCTGACGATCCAGGACGATGCCGCCGGCGCACCGCAGGTGATCACGCTGTCGGGCCAAGGGGTTTCGGTGCTCCTGTCCCCTGCCACGGTCACGCTGACCCCGAACCGTCCCGTACAGTTCAGCGCGATCAGCAACGGCTCCAGCACATACGTCTGGTCGGTTGACGGAGTCGCTGGGGGCACGTCCGCATCCGGCACCATCACGGCCGATGGACTGTATACGGCGCCGTCGACCACCGGCTCCCACACCGTGTCGGCTACGACGACCGACCAGTCTTTGTCCGGCAGCGCGACGGTCTTCGTCGTCAACTACACGGGAACCTTCACTTTCCACAACGACAACGGTCGCACGGGCGCCAATCTGAACGAAACGGTCCTGGCTCCCGCCAACGTCAACTCGAGCCGATTCGGAAAGCTCCGGTCATACGCGATCGACGGCATCTCGATGGCCTCGCCGCTCTACGTGCCGGCTGTCACCGTCCCGGGTATCGGCGTTCGTAACGTCGTCTACGTGGCGACAGAGCACGATTCCGTCTACGCCTTTGACGCGGACGGGAACGACACGAATCCGCTCTGGCAGGTCAGTTTCGTGAATCCTGCGGCTGGCGTGACCACCGTCAGCCCGGCCGATGTCAATGAGTGTTGCGACATCGCACCGGAAATCGGCATTACCGGGACTCCGGTCATCGATGCCGCGACCGGCACGCTTTACGTGGTTGCCAAGACGGCTGAGACGATCGGCTCCAACAAGACTTTCGTCCAGAGACTCCACGCGCTCGATGTCACGACAGGCGCAGAAAAGTTCGGCGGCCCGGTCGTCATTCAGGCTTCGGTTCCCGGAACGGGTACTGGAAGTGCCGGAGGCCGTGTCGCGTTCGACGCGTTGCACGAAAACCAGCGTCCGGCGCTGCTGCTGAACAACGGCGTGGTCTACGTGGCCTTCGGCAGCCACGGAGACATTCAGCCGTACCACGGATGGGTCCTGGGCTACAACGCCGCGACGCTGCAGCAGACGTTTGCCTATTGCGTCTCGCCCGACGCCGAAGGCGGAGGTATCTGGCTGGCCAACTCCGGCCTTGCGGCTGACGCGAACGGCAGCGTCTTCCTGGTCACCGGCAACGGCACCTTCGACGGCAATAGCGGGGGGACGAATTTCGGCGACAGCTACATCAAGCTCGGTCCGGCCGGCGCCTTCCTCGACTACTTCACGCCTCACAACGAAGGCACGCTCGACGGGGCCAACGCCGACCTCGGGGCGGGTGGCATCACTCTTCTGCCGGATCAGTCGGGCACCCACCCACACCTGCTGGTGAGCGCCGGGAAGAACGGCACCATCGACGTCATCGATCGTGACAACATGGGCCACTACCATGCGGCCGACGACAGCCAGATTGTGCAGTCGCTCGCGAATATCTTCCCGTTCGGAACGCCAGAGCCGGGAAACTACAGCGCGCCCATCTACTACAACGGGGTCGTCTACTTCAGCCCCGTATCCGACAACCTGCAGGCGTTCGCCTTGACGAACGGGCGGTTGTCGACCTCGCCGACCTCGCGCGCATCCGAAATCTTCGCCTACCCGGGCGGCACCCTGGCGGTTTCGGCAGCCGGCAACGTCAACGGCATTCTGTGGGCGATCGAGCGGCGCGGCACGGCATCGGGCGCGCTGCACGCCTACGACGCGTCGAACCTTGGAAACGAGCTGTATCATTCCGATCAGGCTGGGAGTCGCGATGTGCTCGACGAAGCGGTCAAATTCAGCGCGCCCCTCGTCGCCAACGGCAGGGTCTACGTCGCATCGGCGACGCGACTCACGATCTACGGCTTGTTCCAGTAA